In Rhodococcus rhodochrous, a single genomic region encodes these proteins:
- a CDS encoding sensor histidine kinase: MRPPLLLTRSVPLRTRVTLLAAGAVALAVAVTSIAAYAVVSRALYSEVDTQLRARAAALVESSTLITYDPRYIGGAQLYSSDISVALIYPDLGRYVPPASSVPIGEPELAVAEGDRESSLRTVAQQRVLAQRMPDGSTIVIAQRLRPTVEILNRLASVLFIVGGCGVVLAAAVGATVGRTGLRPVARLTAAAERVARTDDLRPIRVTGHDELARLTESFNMMLRALAESRERQSRLVADAGHELKTPLTSLRTNMELLIAASRPGAPSLPDEDMAELRADVIGQIEELSTLVGDLVDLAREDAPETVFEVVDVAEVVDRSLERARRRRTDIEFRATTEQWFVFGDQAGLTRAVVNVLDNAAKWSPAGEDVVVNMRQIASGLMELTVDDAGPGIPEEERELVFERFYRATTARSMPGSGLGLAIVRQIVMKHGGTIAVERSDRGGALIRIVLPGTPSLDGETHPTEIG, from the coding sequence ATGCGACCACCTCTTCTCCTGACCCGCTCGGTGCCGCTGCGCACCCGCGTCACGCTCCTCGCCGCCGGCGCGGTGGCGCTCGCCGTCGCCGTCACGTCCATCGCGGCCTACGCCGTGGTGTCACGGGCGTTGTACTCCGAGGTCGACACCCAGTTGCGGGCGCGGGCCGCCGCGCTCGTCGAGTCGAGCACCCTCATCACCTACGACCCGCGCTACATCGGCGGGGCCCAGCTCTACAGTTCCGACATCAGCGTCGCCCTGATCTATCCGGATCTCGGCCGGTACGTGCCGCCCGCCTCGTCGGTGCCCATCGGCGAACCCGAACTGGCCGTGGCCGAGGGCGACCGGGAGTCGTCGCTGCGCACCGTCGCCCAGCAGCGTGTACTGGCCCAGCGCATGCCCGATGGCAGCACGATCGTGATCGCGCAGCGACTGCGTCCCACGGTCGAGATCCTCAACCGTCTGGCGAGTGTGCTGTTCATCGTCGGCGGGTGCGGCGTGGTGCTCGCCGCCGCCGTGGGTGCGACCGTCGGCCGCACGGGTCTGCGTCCCGTCGCCCGACTCACCGCCGCTGCCGAGCGCGTCGCCCGCACCGACGACCTGCGGCCGATCCGGGTGACCGGCCACGACGAGCTCGCTCGTCTCACCGAGAGCTTCAACATGATGCTGCGTGCGCTCGCCGAGTCGCGGGAGCGGCAGAGCCGACTGGTCGCCGACGCCGGTCACGAACTGAAGACGCCGCTGACCTCGCTGCGGACCAACATGGAACTGCTCATCGCGGCGAGCCGGCCCGGTGCCCCGAGTCTGCCCGACGAGGACATGGCCGAACTGCGTGCCGACGTCATCGGACAGATCGAGGAGTTGTCGACGCTCGTCGGCGATCTCGTCGACCTCGCTCGTGAGGATGCTCCGGAGACGGTCTTCGAGGTCGTCGACGTCGCCGAGGTCGTGGACCGCAGTCTCGAACGCGCACGTCGTCGTCGTACCGACATCGAGTTCCGGGCGACCACCGAGCAGTGGTTCGTGTTCGGCGACCAGGCCGGACTCACCCGTGCCGTGGTCAACGTCCTCGACAACGCTGCCAAGTGGAGTCCGGCGGGGGAGGACGTCGTCGTGAACATGCGGCAGATCGCCAGCGGGCTGATGGAACTGACCGTCGACGACGCCGGCCCGGGGATCCCGGAGGAAGAGCGCGAGCTCGTGTTCGAGCGGTTCTACCGGGCGACGACCGCGCGGTCGATGCCGGGATCCGGTCTGGGACTGGCCATCGTGAGGCAGATCGTCATGAAGCACGGCGGGACGATCGCCGTCGAACGGTCGGATCGTGGCGGCGCGCTCATCCGCATCGTGCTGCCCGGCACACCCAGCCTCGACGGAGAGACACACCCCACCGAGATCGGATGA
- a CDS encoding S1C family serine protease yields MSEDPTRGAGAPQPQPHPYGPGGYTDPYAQTPHQPGPPPPAPGPNRMPARSTLVIGAIALALVSGGIGGAVGAWSVRDSSGPVVNSLDAPRPETQTIAAAPEGSVQAVADRVVPSVVRIEVLGRTGAGEGSGVVLSSDGLILTNNHVVAGGGQGARLTVFFSDGSTAPATVVGADAVSDIAVIRTEGRNDLTPIELGSADNLAVGQEVVAVGSPLGLQSTVTAGIVSALNRPVSTSGDTANQASVIDAIQTDAAINPGNSGGALVDMEGRLVGINTAIATAGGQSGSIGLGFAIPVEQARRIAQELVDTGKATHSIIGVQVPSRDNAYGARVVEVVPDGPADRAGIPNNALIVRIDDRVVTDGDSLIAAIRSRAPGETVKITYRTPDGDENTVDVVTAPDSAGR; encoded by the coding sequence ATGAGTGAGGACCCCACCCGCGGCGCGGGAGCACCGCAACCGCAACCCCATCCGTACGGTCCCGGTGGCTACACCGACCCCTACGCGCAGACCCCCCACCAGCCCGGACCCCCGCCGCCGGCTCCGGGACCGAATCGCATGCCGGCCCGTTCCACCCTCGTAATCGGTGCCATCGCACTGGCGCTGGTGAGCGGCGGTATCGGTGGCGCGGTCGGCGCGTGGTCGGTACGCGACTCGTCCGGACCGGTCGTCAACTCCCTCGACGCTCCGCGGCCCGAGACACAGACGATCGCCGCCGCTCCCGAGGGCAGCGTGCAGGCCGTCGCCGACAGGGTCGTGCCGAGCGTCGTGCGCATCGAGGTCCTCGGTCGCACGGGTGCCGGTGAGGGTTCGGGTGTGGTCCTGTCCTCCGACGGATTGATCCTCACCAACAACCACGTCGTGGCGGGCGGTGGGCAGGGTGCGCGCCTGACGGTCTTCTTCTCCGACGGCTCCACCGCTCCGGCGACGGTCGTCGGCGCCGACGCGGTGTCGGACATCGCCGTCATCCGGACCGAGGGTCGCAACGACCTCACGCCCATCGAACTCGGCAGTGCCGACAACCTCGCCGTCGGCCAGGAGGTCGTGGCGGTGGGCTCGCCCCTCGGACTCCAGAGCACCGTGACGGCGGGCATCGTCTCGGCCCTCAATCGCCCCGTCTCCACGAGTGGGGACACTGCCAACCAGGCATCGGTCATCGACGCGATCCAGACCGACGCGGCGATCAACCCGGGCAACTCGGGTGGCGCACTCGTCGACATGGAAGGCCGCCTCGTCGGTATCAACACCGCGATCGCCACGGCCGGCGGACAGTCCGGCTCGATCGGCCTCGGCTTCGCCATCCCCGTCGAGCAGGCCCGGCGCATCGCGCAGGAACTCGTCGACACCGGGAAGGCGACGCACTCGATCATCGGCGTCCAGGTCCCGTCGCGGGACAACGCCTACGGCGCGCGCGTCGTGGAGGTCGTGCCCGACGGCCCGGCCGATCGTGCGGGGATCCCGAACAACGCGCTCATCGTCAGGATCGATGATCGTGTCGTCACCGACGGCGACTCGCTCATCGCCGCGATCCGCTCCCGCGCGCCCGGCGAGACCGTGAAGATCACCTACCGCACACCCGACGGCGACGAGAACACGGTCGACGTCGTGACTGCCCCGGATTCCGCCGGACGATGA
- a CDS encoding molybdenum cofactor biosynthesis protein B yields MELEAPRKGRALVVVVDDRVSHGDSPDSAGPLVTELLVEGGFAVDGVVTVAADEVEIRNALNTAVIGGVDLVISIGGTGVTPRDVTPDATEDVLDHEIRGIAEALRSSGLASGAVDAGLSRGLVGVSGSTLVVNLASSRPAIRDGMATLLPLAAHVIEELSWMEE; encoded by the coding sequence ATGGAACTCGAAGCTCCCAGAAAAGGCCGCGCACTCGTCGTCGTCGTCGACGATCGCGTCTCCCACGGCGACAGTCCGGACTCCGCGGGTCCGCTCGTCACGGAGCTTCTCGTCGAGGGCGGTTTCGCGGTCGACGGTGTCGTGACGGTCGCGGCAGATGAGGTCGAGATCCGAAATGCGCTGAACACCGCGGTGATCGGCGGCGTCGACCTGGTGATCTCGATCGGTGGCACCGGTGTCACCCCTCGTGACGTGACGCCCGACGCGACCGAGGACGTGCTCGATCACGAGATCCGCGGCATCGCCGAGGCGCTGCGCTCGTCGGGCTTGGCGTCGGGTGCCGTCGACGCCGGCCTCTCCCGCGGCCTCGTCGGAGTTTCCGGATCGACGCTCGTGGTGAACCTCGCGTCGTCGCGTCCCGCCATCCGCGACGGAATGGCGACCCTGCTGCCGCTCGCGGCGCACGTGATCGAAGAGCTGTCCTGGATGGAGGAGTGA
- a CDS encoding MspA family porin, giving the protein MKIQTRRGFRAARNATVAAAAVAGLVLGSAGAAGAEVNDQNRIVSNGHEVIVTQEDTFINGVPPIGGSPLSREWFHNGRGIANIVGPEAADFEGSTFQFGYQVAWTASLDGALGFGWASPQLELEATRGIENVDQFDQVWNTNDEDEYVDYDGNVVEEEDRVPATDDGTAEGNPLYIPNGKTSPAPYAEDALVTSGLLPQVTAAIDLTPAPGIEEIVVAEGEFDGDFKEVQIANVHGAATGVIGPVSLRPFVRVITANGDNVTTYGQVWTL; this is encoded by the coding sequence ATGAAGATTCAGACGCGACGTGGCTTTAGGGCCGCCCGCAACGCCACGGTGGCGGCAGCTGCTGTGGCCGGTCTGGTTCTCGGATCGGCCGGCGCCGCAGGTGCCGAGGTCAACGACCAGAACCGGATCGTCTCCAACGGCCACGAGGTCATCGTCACGCAGGAGGACACCTTCATCAACGGTGTGCCCCCGATCGGCGGCAGCCCGCTGAGCCGTGAGTGGTTCCACAACGGCCGCGGCATCGCCAACATCGTCGGCCCCGAGGCGGCGGACTTCGAAGGCTCGACCTTCCAGTTCGGCTATCAGGTCGCGTGGACCGCCTCGCTTGACGGCGCACTCGGCTTCGGTTGGGCAAGCCCTCAGCTCGAGTTGGAGGCCACGCGCGGCATCGAGAACGTCGACCAGTTCGATCAGGTGTGGAACACCAACGATGAGGACGAGTACGTCGATTACGACGGAAACGTTGTGGAAGAGGAAGATCGCGTTCCTGCGACCGATGATGGGACGGCGGAGGGTAATCCGCTGTACATCCCCAATGGCAAGACGAGCCCTGCCCCTTATGCAGAGGACGCACTGGTCACTTCGGGTCTCCTTCCTCAGGTCACAGCTGCCATCGATCTGACTCCGGCGCCCGGCATTGAAGAAATCGTCGTCGCTGAAGGCGAGTTCGACGGTGACTTCAAGGAAGTCCAGATCGCCAACGTCCACGGTGCTGCCACGGGCGTCATCGGTCCGGTCTCTCTTCGCCCGTTCGTTCGTGTGATCACCGCTAACGGCGACAACGTCACCACCTACGGCCAGGTCTGGACTCTCTAG
- a CDS encoding MspA family porin yields MGIKSRGFKAARNAAVAGAAVLGLVFGAGTAGAEVNDQNRIVSDGLEVVVTQEDTQINGVPALGGSPFNREFFHNGRGTVNLIGDGAADAEGTTFQFGYQFAWAASINGAIGVTYSTPGLGIDFKNDTTVKVTDILPQAYAELELTPAPGIEELVVAEGEFDGDFKTVQFANVHGTASGVIGAVQVRPFVRAITANGDNVTTYGAPWTV; encoded by the coding sequence ATGGGAATCAAGTCGCGTGGCTTCAAGGCCGCTCGTAACGCCGCCGTCGCAGGTGCCGCCGTTCTCGGCCTGGTCTTCGGTGCCGGTACCGCAGGTGCAGAGGTCAACGACCAGAACCGCATCGTCTCCGACGGCCTCGAGGTTGTCGTGACGCAGGAAGACACCCAGATCAACGGCGTTCCGGCTCTCGGTGGCAGCCCGTTCAACCGCGAGTTCTTCCACAACGGCCGCGGCACCGTGAACCTCATCGGTGACGGCGCTGCCGACGCCGAGGGCACGACCTTCCAGTTCGGCTACCAGTTCGCATGGGCTGCAAGCATCAACGGCGCCATCGGCGTCACTTACTCGACCCCCGGCCTGGGTATCGACTTCAAGAACGACACGACGGTCAAGGTCACCGACATCCTTCCCCAGGCCTACGCCGAGCTCGAGCTGACCCCGGCTCCGGGCATCGAGGAGCTCGTCGTCGCCGAGGGCGAGTTCGACGGTGACTTCAAGACGGTCCAGTTCGCCAACGTCCACGGCACCGCCTCCGGTGTCATCGGCGCTGTCCAGGTCCGTCCGTTCGTTCGCGCCATCACGGCCAACGGCGACAACGTCACCACCTACGGCGCTCCCTGGACCGTCTGA
- the mscL gene encoding large-conductance mechanosensitive channel protein MscL, with product MLKGFKDFILRGNVLDLAVAVVVGAAFTAIVTAFTEYIIEPLISAVGGDNEMGWGFQILSDNPATFINIGAVISAIINFIIIAAVVYFVLIVPANAAKKKFVTEPEDKQASAEDLLIQIRDILEAQATQSGQGGAHAKPNPGIE from the coding sequence ATGCTGAAGGGCTTCAAGGACTTCATACTCAGGGGCAACGTCCTCGATCTCGCCGTCGCGGTCGTGGTCGGTGCCGCATTCACCGCTATCGTCACGGCCTTCACCGAGTACATCATCGAACCGCTCATCAGCGCGGTGGGCGGCGACAACGAGATGGGCTGGGGATTCCAGATCCTGAGCGACAATCCCGCGACGTTCATCAACATCGGCGCGGTGATCTCCGCGATCATCAACTTCATCATCATCGCCGCGGTCGTGTACTTCGTGCTCATCGTGCCCGCCAACGCGGCGAAGAAGAAGTTCGTCACCGAACCGGAGGACAAGCAGGCCAGCGCCGAGGACCTGCTCATCCAGATCCGCGACATCCTCGAAGCTCAGGCCACCCAGTCAGGTCAGGGCGGCGCCCACGCCAAGCCCAACCCCGGAATCGAGTAG
- a CDS encoding SAF domain-containing protein translates to MSVGPFPFLRRESARPHRSHSSAGASLQPTLPDRFVELLRPGRSRIVRARRIAAGLLAALAVILALRGDPDTDRATVVVAAHDLAPGHTLTADDVAHVERDRSTVVAGTLHHVDDALGHTLAGPVPAGEPLVDARLLGPRLAAAATGSTEARVVPIRLADAGVSELLREGDRVDVLTVTETEDGPLPGAHVLARGAVVVLAESGGSARDRNERVVLVALEPEPATAVAAASLVSALTVTLH, encoded by the coding sequence ATGTCCGTCGGCCCCTTCCCGTTCCTCCGGCGTGAGAGCGCGCGTCCGCACCGCTCGCACTCCTCTGCGGGCGCCTCGCTGCAGCCCACGCTCCCCGACCGGTTCGTCGAACTCCTCCGCCCCGGCCGGTCGCGCATCGTCCGGGCCCGCCGGATCGCTGCCGGACTCCTCGCCGCCCTTGCGGTGATCCTCGCCCTGCGCGGCGACCCCGACACCGATCGTGCGACGGTTGTCGTCGCGGCTCACGATCTCGCGCCCGGGCACACCCTCACGGCCGACGATGTCGCTCACGTGGAGCGCGATCGGTCCACTGTGGTCGCCGGGACCCTGCACCACGTCGACGACGCCCTGGGCCACACTCTCGCCGGCCCCGTGCCGGCCGGTGAACCGCTCGTCGACGCCCGTCTCCTCGGTCCTCGTCTCGCCGCAGCCGCCACCGGCTCCACCGAGGCCCGCGTGGTGCCCATCCGGCTCGCCGACGCGGGTGTGAGCGAACTGCTCCGCGAAGGCGACCGCGTCGACGTCCTCACGGTCACGGAGACCGAGGACGGCCCCCTGCCCGGCGCGCACGTCCTCGCCCGGGGTGCGGTGGTGGTGCTGGCCGAATCCGGCGGGTCGGCGCGGGATCGGAACGAGCGGGTCGTGCTGGTCGCACTGGAGCCCGAACCTGCCACGGCGGTCGCGGCGGCATCGCTCGTCAGTGCTCTGACCGTCACGCTGCACTGA
- a CDS encoding FmdB family zinc ribbon protein, whose translation MPTYSYACTACDNKFDIVQSFSDDSLTECPQCEGKLRKLFNSVGIVFKGSGFYRTDSRSGSTASESASTSSSSSSSSDSSSSSSSTSSAPAAAAS comes from the coding sequence GTGCCCACCTACTCATATGCCTGCACGGCCTGCGACAACAAGTTCGACATCGTGCAGTCTTTCAGCGACGACTCCCTGACCGAATGCCCGCAGTGCGAAGGCAAGCTGCGCAAGCTCTTCAACTCGGTCGGCATCGTGTTCAAGGGCAGCGGCTTCTACCGCACCGACTCCCGCAGCGGCAGCACTGCGAGCGAATCCGCGTCGACGAGCTCGAGCAGCTCCTCGTCCAGCGACAGCAGCTCGTCGTCGAGCAGCACCTCCTCGGCTCCGGCTGCCGCCGCGAGCTGA
- a CDS encoding 5-formyltetrahydrofolate cyclo-ligase: protein MPPPPKAVWRDRILTARRELSAARRRIEDTALATVASTLAPAGSVVCAYVPVGSEPGSIALLDALTEAGATVLVPVTRTGEPLSWARYMGEKTLMAADFGLREPGGEIYPPEAVAEAHTVLVPALAVDVRGVRLGRGAGFYDRTLHLASPEAVIIAVVRDEELVDELPEDPHDIRMGWALTPGKGLVRLGSDDRAEQHTP, encoded by the coding sequence ATGCCCCCACCCCCGAAAGCGGTCTGGCGTGACCGCATTCTTACAGCTCGGCGTGAGCTGAGTGCCGCCAGGCGCAGAATCGAGGACACCGCGCTCGCCACGGTGGCCTCGACGCTCGCCCCGGCGGGGTCGGTGGTGTGCGCATACGTGCCGGTGGGTTCGGAGCCCGGATCCATCGCACTCCTCGATGCCCTGACCGAGGCCGGAGCAACCGTGCTCGTCCCGGTGACACGCACCGGTGAACCACTGTCGTGGGCCCGCTACATGGGCGAGAAGACGCTGATGGCGGCCGATTTCGGGCTCCGCGAGCCGGGCGGTGAGATCTACCCGCCCGAGGCGGTGGCGGAGGCTCACACGGTGCTCGTCCCGGCACTGGCGGTCGACGTGCGGGGCGTGCGACTCGGTCGCGGCGCCGGCTTCTACGACCGCACCTTGCACCTCGCCTCACCCGAGGCCGTGATCATCGCGGTGGTCCGCGACGAAGAGCTCGTCGACGAACTCCCCGAGGACCCCCACGACATCCGTATGGGATGGGCGCTGACACCCGGGAAAGGGCTGGTCCGGCTCGGTAGCGACGACCGTGCGGAACAACACACTCCCTAG
- a CDS encoding UTP--glucose-1-phosphate uridylyltransferase, with product MTNSTTGGTRHFKTAVVPAAGMGTRFLPATKTVPKELLPVVDTPGIELVAGEAAESGAERLLIVTAPGKDGVVAHFVEDLVLESKLEEKGKYELLAKVRKAQGLLEVESVVQEKPLGLGHAVACAEEALDPDEDAIAVLLPDDLVLPVGVLETMQRVRAKRGGSVLCAIDVPKEQVSAYGVFDVEVVPDAVNPDVLKVLGMVEKPAVEDAPSTFAAAGRYLLDRAIFDALRRIEPGAGGELQLTDAIALLISEGHPVHVVVHRGTRHDLGNPGGYLRAAVDSALNTEEYGPSLREWLIERLKR from the coding sequence ATGACGAACAGTACGACCGGAGGCACGCGGCATTTCAAGACCGCGGTTGTCCCCGCAGCAGGTATGGGGACGCGGTTCCTTCCCGCGACCAAGACGGTCCCGAAGGAACTCCTTCCGGTGGTCGATACGCCCGGCATCGAGCTCGTGGCGGGTGAAGCCGCGGAGTCGGGCGCCGAACGCCTTCTCATCGTGACGGCGCCGGGCAAGGACGGCGTGGTCGCGCACTTCGTCGAGGACCTCGTCCTCGAGTCCAAGCTCGAGGAGAAGGGCAAGTACGAGCTCCTCGCCAAGGTCCGCAAGGCCCAGGGGCTGCTCGAGGTCGAGTCCGTGGTCCAGGAGAAGCCGCTCGGCCTCGGTCACGCCGTGGCGTGCGCCGAGGAGGCGCTCGATCCCGACGAGGACGCGATCGCCGTGCTGCTGCCCGACGACCTCGTGCTGCCCGTCGGCGTGCTCGAGACGATGCAGCGCGTCCGCGCCAAGCGCGGCGGTTCCGTGCTGTGCGCGATCGACGTGCCCAAGGAACAGGTCAGCGCGTACGGCGTCTTCGACGTCGAGGTCGTCCCGGACGCCGTCAACCCCGACGTGCTCAAGGTTCTCGGGATGGTCGAGAAGCCGGCCGTGGAGGACGCACCGTCGACCTTCGCTGCCGCCGGCCGCTATCTGCTCGACCGGGCGATCTTCGACGCACTGCGTCGCATCGAGCCCGGAGCCGGGGGAGAGCTGCAGCTCACCGACGCCATCGCCCTGCTCATCTCCGAGGGCCACCCCGTCCACGTGGTGGTGCACCGCGGAACCCGACACGACCTCGGAAATCCCGGAGGCTATCTGCGCGCTGCGGTTGACTCGGCGCTGAACACCGAAGAGTACGGGCCCTCGCTGCGCGAGTGGCTCATCGAGCGCCTGAAGCGCTGA
- the glp gene encoding gephyrin-like molybdotransferase Glp — protein MRSVEDQQARVTAAAVAPRPVRVAISEAQGLLCAEEVVTERPLPGFDQAAIDGYAVRSVDLQAPADTDGGSAPAEVTLPVVGEVRAGSRQPIRLQPRQAVRVDTGAPLPTLADAVLPLDNTDGGAARIKVLEPVRSGDYVRRTGDDVQPGDIAVRAGTIIGAAQVGLLAAVGRDKVLVHPRPRLSVISVGGELVDVDRTPGPGQVYDVNSYALAAAARDAGADVNRVGIASTDPKRLREVVEGQLIRAEIVVIAGAVGGGALEEVREALSDLGELGVERIAMHPGSVQGFGRLGRDEVPTFLLPANPVSALVVFEVMVRPLIRIALGRRQPMRRVVSARTVAPITSIPGRKGFLRGQLMRDETTGDYLVQALGGAAGSSSHLLATLAEANCLVIVDPEVSEIRTGDPVDVAFLGQRG, from the coding sequence ATGCGGTCGGTTGAGGATCAGCAGGCCAGGGTCACGGCGGCGGCAGTCGCACCCCGGCCGGTCCGGGTGGCCATTTCCGAGGCGCAGGGTCTGCTGTGCGCGGAGGAAGTGGTCACCGAGCGACCCCTACCCGGATTCGACCAGGCGGCGATCGACGGATACGCCGTGCGCAGCGTCGACCTCCAGGCCCCGGCCGACACCGACGGTGGGTCCGCACCCGCCGAGGTGACGCTGCCGGTCGTGGGCGAGGTGCGTGCCGGTTCGCGTCAGCCGATCCGTCTCCAGCCCCGTCAGGCGGTGCGCGTCGACACCGGTGCGCCGCTGCCGACGCTCGCCGACGCGGTGCTGCCGCTCGACAACACCGACGGCGGTGCGGCGCGCATCAAGGTGCTCGAACCGGTGCGGTCCGGCGACTACGTGCGCCGCACCGGCGACGACGTCCAGCCCGGCGACATCGCGGTGCGGGCCGGGACGATCATCGGGGCCGCCCAGGTGGGTCTGCTCGCCGCGGTCGGCCGCGACAAGGTGCTCGTCCATCCGCGCCCGCGACTGTCGGTCATCTCCGTCGGTGGCGAACTCGTCGACGTCGATCGAACCCCGGGACCGGGACAGGTCTACGACGTCAACTCCTACGCGCTGGCTGCGGCCGCGCGTGATGCCGGAGCCGACGTCAACCGGGTCGGGATCGCCAGTACCGACCCGAAGCGGCTGCGCGAGGTCGTCGAGGGTCAGCTGATCCGCGCCGAGATCGTCGTGATCGCCGGTGCCGTGGGCGGCGGTGCGCTCGAGGAGGTTCGCGAGGCGCTGTCCGATCTCGGCGAGCTGGGCGTCGAGCGGATCGCGATGCATCCGGGCTCGGTTCAGGGCTTCGGGCGTCTCGGCCGCGACGAGGTGCCGACCTTCCTGCTGCCCGCCAACCCAGTGAGCGCGCTCGTCGTGTTCGAGGTGATGGTCCGGCCGTTGATCCGCATCGCGCTCGGCCGGCGCCAGCCGATGCGCCGCGTCGTCTCGGCACGCACGGTCGCCCCCATCACCTCGATCCCCGGTCGCAAGGGTTTCCTGCGCGGCCAGCTCATGCGCGACGAGACGACGGGCGACTATCTCGTGCAGGCGCTCGGCGGCGCCGCAGGCTCGTCGTCGCACCTGCTCGCGACCCTCGCCGAGGCGAACTGTCTCGTCATCGTCGACCCCGAGGTCTCCGAGATCCGCACGGGAGATCCGGTGGACGTGGCGTTCCTCGGGCAGCGTGGTTGA
- a CDS encoding GNAT family N-acetyltransferase — protein sequence MSRHPGWPAELGPLRVAGGVVTVRSIRLRDAAAWSRLRLRDRAHLEPWEPTGEAPWDMRHHISVWPGLYRSLRSEAHKGLMLPMAIELDGRFCGQLTVGNIVRGALRSAWIGYWVEKEVNGLGVATAAVALGLDHCFGPVGLHRVEATVRPENEPSRAVLRNVGFREEGLLKRYLDVQGRFRDHLLVAMTVEEVPGSVSDRLVRAGRATWS from the coding sequence ATGTCCCGTCATCCCGGCTGGCCGGCCGAGCTCGGGCCGCTGCGGGTGGCCGGGGGCGTGGTGACCGTCCGATCGATCCGACTCCGCGACGCCGCGGCGTGGAGCCGCCTGCGTCTGCGTGATCGCGCGCATCTCGAGCCGTGGGAGCCGACCGGTGAGGCGCCGTGGGACATGCGGCACCACATCTCGGTGTGGCCGGGGCTCTACCGCAGTCTGCGGTCGGAGGCCCACAAAGGCCTGATGCTGCCGATGGCCATCGAGTTGGACGGCAGGTTCTGCGGTCAGCTGACGGTTGGCAACATCGTGCGCGGAGCGCTGCGCTCGGCCTGGATCGGCTACTGGGTGGAGAAGGAGGTCAACGGCCTCGGTGTCGCGACCGCCGCCGTCGCCCTCGGGCTCGACCACTGCTTCGGCCCGGTCGGGCTGCACCGTGTCGAGGCCACCGTGCGGCCCGAGAACGAGCCCAGTCGCGCGGTGCTGCGCAACGTCGGCTTCCGCGAGGAAGGTCTGTTGAAGCGCTATCTCGACGTCCAGGGCCGATTCCGCGACCATCTGCTGGTCGCGATGACGGTCGAGGAGGTGCCGGGCTCGGTCTCGGATCGCCTCGTCCGTGCCGGTCGCGCGACCTGGTCCTGA
- the glpR gene encoding gephyrin-like molybdotransferase receptor GlpR: protein MPNSLLWIGLVAVWLFVLVPMLVTKRPRIRQTTDAALATRVLHRGDDEPIAPRGPAAGHRSDPHWRPSRDRTHRTPAEDRMNTELDDRPEIDSDEADVHDEAAPDREPVRAHAPQRRGRGGFDPHADAVASAARYEFRQRAVLGLLIAAIMTSALALIVSSVMWWLAGLAAVALVAYLFYLRRQVHLEQEIRRRRLARLQRSRAGARGGHDDVPQRLRRPGAVVLEVDDEDPEFEHLDRYEDDYGIDHGYDVRASGGDDESGDYVVPRAVGE from the coding sequence ATGCCGAACTCGCTTCTGTGGATCGGGCTCGTTGCCGTGTGGTTGTTCGTTCTGGTGCCCATGCTGGTCACGAAGCGTCCTCGAATCCGGCAGACGACCGACGCCGCGCTCGCAACTCGAGTTCTGCACCGCGGAGACGACGAGCCGATCGCCCCTCGAGGGCCGGCCGCCGGGCACCGCAGCGATCCTCATTGGCGTCCGAGTCGTGACCGCACGCACCGCACACCCGCGGAGGACCGCATGAACACTGAACTCGACGACAGGCCGGAGATCGATTCCGACGAGGCCGACGTCCACGACGAAGCAGCACCCGACCGTGAGCCCGTGCGCGCACACGCACCGCAACGCCGGGGCCGCGGCGGATTCGACCCGCACGCCGATGCGGTCGCCAGCGCCGCACGATACGAATTCCGGCAGCGGGCCGTCCTCGGCCTGCTGATCGCCGCGATCATGACCTCGGCGCTCGCCCTGATCGTCTCGTCGGTCATGTGGTGGCTCGCCGGTCTCGCGGCCGTGGCCCTCGTCGCCTATCTGTTCTACCTGCGGCGCCAGGTGCATCTCGAGCAGGAGATCCGGCGGCGTCGCCTCGCACGACTGCAACGGTCCCGCGCGGGGGCCCGCGGCGGCCACGACGACGTTCCGCAGCGACTGCGTCGCCCGGGGGCCGTGGTCCTCGAGGTCGACGACGAGGATCCGGAGTTCGAACATCTCGATCGTTACGAGGACGACTACGGCATCGACCACGGCTACGATGTCCGGGCGAGCGGCGGCGACGACGAGTCCGGCGACTACGTCGTTCCCCGCGCAGTGGGGGAATGA